The Flavobacterium commune genome contains the following window.
AGCGAGTCCTTCGACAGAAAAATTAATTGCTGATTTTATTGGTTCAAATCCAAATGCAAAACATGTAATTTATGATGCTGTTTCTTCTTCTGAAGCTTTAGATGCTTTTGAAGCTGTTTATGGAGAAAGAGCTTTAGTAGATTATGATTTCTCAAAAGCATCTCTTATTGTTTCTGTAGGAGCTGATTTCTTAGGAGATTGGCAAGGTGGAGGATTTGATGCTGGATATGCACAAGGCAGAATTCCTAAAAACGGAAAAATGTCTCGTCATTTCCAATTAGAAGCTAATATGACTTTGTCTGGTGCTGCTGCTGATAAGCGTTTGCCTATTTCAGTTGCTAATCAAAAGCAAGCATTAGTACTTATATATAATATCATTACAGGCTCTTCTGTAGCGGTTAACTTATCACCGGAAATTAAAGCTGAAGTTACTAAGGCTGCTCAGCAATTAAAAGCTGCGGGTTCTAAAGGACTTTTAGTATCAGGTATTCAGGATAAAAATGCACAATTATTAGTCTTGGCTATCAATCAGGTTTTAGCTAGTGAAGCTTTCTCTACTGTTGGTGCAAGACAAATAAGAAAAGGTTCTGATGCACAAGTGGCTCAGTTAATCAATGATATGAAAGCGGGAAGTGTTCATACTTTGATTATGAGTGGGGTGAACCCGGTTTATACTTTGGCTGATTCAGCTTCTTTTGTTGAGGGTCTTAAAAAAGTAAAAACTTCTGTTGCTTTATCTATTAAAGAGGATGAAACTGCTGCTATTGCAACTATTGCTGCTCCGGTTCCTCATTACTTAGAGGCTTGGGGAGATTTAGTTCTAACTAAAGGAACTTATAGTTTAACACAGCCAACTATCCGTCCATTATTTAAAACAAAACAGTTTCAGGATGTTTTGATGTTTATTAATGGTCTTAGCGGAACTTACTACGATTATTTAAAAGCTTATTCTGCATCATTTATTGCAGGTTCAACTTGGAATAAAGTATTGCATGATGGTGTTTTTGTCGGAGCTCCTGTTGCTTTGTCAGGTGGTACGGCTGATTATGCCGGTGCTGCTGCTGAATTAGCAAAATCAAAAGCTGCTAACGGATTAGAATTAGTTTTATATACTAAAACGGGTATGGGTGATGGTCAACAGGCTAACAACCCATGGTTACAAGAGTTCCCGGATCCAATTACAAGAGTATCTTGGGATAACTATGTTACAGTTTCTAATGCTGATGCAAAAACATTAGGTTTGTCTAATGAGATAGTTGCTAATGGTGGATTGAACGGTAGTTATGCTACAATTACAACTGCTGATGGGGCTAAATTAGAAAATGTACCAGTTATTGTTCAACCAGGTCAGGCTGTTGGAACAGTAGGTTTAGCTTTAGGATATGGTCGTAAAGCGGCTTTGAAAGAAGAAATGCAGGTAGGTTTAAATGCTTACGCTTTATATAAAGGTTTTAATGATGTTCAATCAGTTGAATTAGTTAAATCTGCCGGAGAACATGAGTTTGCTTGTGTTCAAGGTCAAAAAACTTTAATGGGTAGAGGAGATATTATTAAAGAGACTTCTTTAGAGATTTTCAATACTAAAGATTCTAAAATCTGGAACGAAACTCCAAAAGTATCATTAGATCACAAAGAAGTAGAAGCTACTTCTGTTGATTTGT
Protein-coding sequences here:
- a CDS encoding TAT-variant-translocated molybdopterin oxidoreductase; protein product: MSSNKKYWKSVEELENGSIVEALRNNEFVEEIPTDEFLGNADAMASSSTSRRDFLKYVGFSTAAATLAACEGPVNKSIPYVLQPEQIIPGVADYYATSVFDGFDFANLLVKTREGRPIKIDNNTISGAKFAANARIHASILSLYDNMRLKEPKVEGKDSAWSVVDSKIKSSIAEAKAKGGQVVFLTNTLASPSTEKLIADFIGSNPNAKHVIYDAVSSSEALDAFEAVYGERALVDYDFSKASLIVSVGADFLGDWQGGGFDAGYAQGRIPKNGKMSRHFQLEANMTLSGAAADKRLPISVANQKQALVLIYNIITGSSVAVNLSPEIKAEVTKAAQQLKAAGSKGLLVSGIQDKNAQLLVLAINQVLASEAFSTVGARQIRKGSDAQVAQLINDMKAGSVHTLIMSGVNPVYTLADSASFVEGLKKVKTSVALSIKEDETAAIATIAAPVPHYLEAWGDLVLTKGTYSLTQPTIRPLFKTKQFQDVLMFINGLSGTYYDYLKAYSASFIAGSTWNKVLHDGVFVGAPVALSGGTADYAGAAAELAKSKAANGLELVLYTKTGMGDGQQANNPWLQEFPDPITRVSWDNYVTVSNADAKTLGLSNEIVANGGLNGSYATITTADGAKLENVPVIVQPGQAVGTVGLALGYGRKAALKEEMQVGLNAYALYKGFNDVQSVELVKSAGEHEFACVQGQKTLMGRGDIIKETSLEIFNTKDSKIWNETPKVSLDHKEVEATSVDLWESFDRSVGHHFNLSIDLNACTGCGACVIACHAENNVPVVGKSEVRRSRDMHWLRIDRYYSSEETFVGDNERKEGIAGLSSSLSTFNEMEKASDNPQVAFQPVMCQHCNHAPCETVCPVAATSHGRQGQNHMAYNRCVGTRYCANNCPYKVRRFNWFLYNKNSEFDYHMNDDLGRMVLNPDVNVRSRGVMEKCSMCIQMTQATILNAKKEGREVVDGEFQTACSAACSSGAMIFGDVNDKASKVAKLAADERSYHLLEHVGTKPNVVYHVKVRNT